A genomic region of Cannabis sativa cultivar Pink pepper isolate KNU-18-1 chromosome 1, ASM2916894v1, whole genome shotgun sequence contains the following coding sequences:
- the LOC115706034 gene encoding probable 2-oxoglutarate-dependent dioxygenase SLC1 — protein sequence MDLANEGDETTSLVGAYDEYYQMGVRSLMEKENIKKVPNKYILSEAERPNYNLEINNTNLINLPVIDFAQLQASNRSLVINSLAKACQDYGFFQLVNHGIKGDVIDRMKDASKRFFELPSSERSKYMSNDMCSPVRYGTSFNQNNDKVYCWRDFLKLSCHPALSQNFPHHWPSSPLDLREAAVEFSLGIKSVYMMVMEAILESLGLINQDDDDNDEINKDISEEGSQIVVMNWYPACPEPELTLGMPPHSDYGLLTLLLQDEQVEGLQIQHQGTWLNLKPIPNSFVVNVGDHLEILSNGRYKSVLHRVVVNSSKSRMSIASLHSVGLNCMIEASPKLIDETNPKRYMDTDFSSFLHHLASRQHNNNKTFLDSRKLF from the exons ATGGATTTGGCGAATGAAGGTGATGAAACGACGTCGTTGGTGGGTGCATATGATGAGTATTACCAAATGGGAGTGAGAAGCTTAATggagaaagaaaatataaaaaaagttcCAAACAAGTACATACTGAGCGAGGCAGAGAGACCAAATTACAATTTGGAAATTAATAATACTAACCTCATCAACTTACCTGTCATCGATTTTGCTCAGCTTCAAGCCTCCAATAGATCCCTAGTGATCAATTCCCTTGCAAAAGCTTGCCAAGATTATGGATTTTTTCAG TTAGTGAACCATGGTATTAAGGGAGATGTTATTGATAGAATGAAAGATGCAAGTAAAAGATTTTTTGAGCTGCCTTCGAGTGAAAGATCCAAGTACATGAGTAATGACATGTGTTCCCCAGTTCGTTATGGAACTAGCTTCAATCAAAATAATGATAAAGTGTATTGTTGGAGAGATTTCTTAAAGCTTAGTTGCCATCCTGCTTTGTCTCAAAATTTTCCTCACCATTGGCCTTCTTCTCCCCTTGATCTAAG ggaagCAGCTGTTGAGTTCTCATTGGGAATTAAATCCGTGTATATGATGGTGATGGAGGCTATTCTTGAGAGCTTAGGGCTAATTAAccaagatgatgatgataatgatgagaTTAATAAAGATATTAGTGAAGAGGGGAGTCAAATAGTTGTGATGAACTGGTACCCAGCATGCCCTGAGCCTGAGTTAACCCTAGGAATGCCACCTCACTCTGACTATGGATTGCtcactcttcttcttcaagatgAACAAGTTGAAGGACTTCAGATTCAACATCAAGGAACATGGCTTAATCTCAAACCCATTCCTAATTCTTTTGTTGTTAACGTCGGTGATCATCTTGAG ATATTGAGTAATGGAAGATACAAGAGCGTGTTACACAGAGTGGTTGTGAACAGTTCAAAGTCAAGAATGTCCATTGCTTCACTTCACAGCGTGGGTTTGAACTGCATGATTGAGGCATCACCTAAACTCATCGATGAAACCAACCCAAAACGCTATATGGACACTGACTTCTCCTCCTTCCTCCACCACTTAGCTTCTCGtcaacacaacaacaacaagactTTTTTGGATTCTAgaaaactattttaa
- the LOC115706033 gene encoding uncharacterized protein LOC115706033 — MADFEPLQQKPESTDACSDFERGFEELMMRGHLDDCMSFASCSSTRNPDDEDDEGDQLVRRRRRSDLEGDDLAESSAARRRHSRILSRWAARQAQEMITTIERRNRETELMALAGLHTVSMLDSSFLSESQSPTSGRQGAVERPSTQASTILQMWRELEDEHVLSRRARERLRQQRSVESTTTNDSSTNMSDIRESVNQGSLEDASESENDYGPWPHEQMGSQNQRGDNNGSSREQSPDLGDVERERVRQIVRGWMESGISEHSASVGQRNNSHRAEWLGETERERVRIVREWVQMTSQQRGSRGSRRENQVQVSGSGAQVGQARGLASEQDEGQPEHVRRDMLRLRGRQALIDLLVRIERERQRELQGLLEHRAVSDFAHRNRIQSLLRGRFLRNERPVEEERPPSMAASELVQLRQRHTVSGLREGFRSRLETIVRGQAGNQSESTANSDIDDSGDDQNQTNAPQDVQHENHEQLQSTSQEVDISRLSDRMGNSESNTAAERINVQETSSQATNSQAPIPEDGRANWPQTSFGQFNEWRDGNTEDMDGNWHDSSVNNWPEETPRNPDREDSLARQPQGVWQRDGTRDGAGSWSVGPSGSLRNRRTVPIRRFNRFHPPDDDNVYSMELRELLSRRSVSNLLRSGFRESLDQLIQSYVERQSRSPIDWDLHRNLPISTPTSPERDQEQQRDEQNEAQLDAINRPALVLPSPPVPPPQPLWHQDLHHTGWNRHNMHRSEIEWEMINDLRADMARLQQGMSHMQRMLEACMDMQLELQRSVRQEVSAALNRSAGEKGLVPETSEDGIRWGHVRKGTCCVCCDSQIDSLLYRCGHMCTCSKCANELVRGGGKCPLCRAPIIEVIRAYSIL, encoded by the exons ATGGCGGATTTTGAACCGCTACAACAGAAGCCGGAATCTACTGATGCCTGCTCTGACTTTGAGCGTGGATTTGAAGAATTGATGATGCGTGGGCATTTGGATGATTGTATGTCATTCGCGTCTTGTAGTTCAACTCGCAATCCTGACGATGAGGATGATGAAGGTGATCAGCTTGTGCGTAGGAGACGAAGGTCTGATTTGGAGGGTGATGATTTGGCTGAGTCATCAGCTGCACGGCGTCGCCACTCTCGGATTTTGAGCAGGTGGGCTGCTAGGCAGGCACAAGAGATGATTACAACTATTGAGAGGAGAAATCGAGAGACAGAATTGATGGCACTTGCCGGTCTGCACACAGTTTCGATGCTTGATTCTTCTTTTTTGAGTGAATCACAGTCACCAACTTCGGGGCGGCAGGGGGCTGTAGAGAGGCCAAGCACTCAGGCCTCCACAATTTTGCAAATGTGGAGGGAGTTGGAAGATGAACATGTGCTGAGCCGCCGGGCACGGGAAAGGCTGAGGCAGCAGAGGAGTGTCGAGTCTACTACTACCAATGACTCTAGCACAAACATGTCAGATATCAGGGAGAGTGTTAATCAGGGGAGTTTAGAGGACGCAAGTGAGAGTGAGAATGATTATGGCCCTTGGCCACACGAACAGATGGGTTCACAGAATCAACGTGGGGACAACAATGGGTCAAGTCGGGAGCAATCTCCTGATCTTGGTGATGTTGAGAGGGAGAGAGTGAGGCAGATTGTGCGAGGGTGGATGGAAAGTGGCATTAGTGAGCATTCTGCAAGTGTTGGTCAAAGAAACAATAGTCACAGAGCTGAGTGGCTTGGTGAAACTGAGCGTGAAAGGGTGAGAATTGTTAGGGAGTGGGTGCAAATGACAAGTCAGCAAAGAGGATCACGTGGTAGCCGGAGAGAAAATCAAGTTCAAGTCAGTGGGTCTGGTGCTCAAGTTGGTCAAGCCCGTGGCTTGGCTTCCGAACAAGATGAAGGCCAGCCTGAGCATGTTCGGAGAGACATGCTGAGGCTGCGAGGAAGACAAGCTCTGATTGATTTGCTTGTTAGGATTGAGAGGGAAAGGCAGAGGGAGCTTCAGGGTCTATTGGAGCATCGCGCTGTCTCTGATTTTGCTCATCGAAATCGAATTCAG TCATTATTAAGAGGTAGATTTTTGAGAAATGAAAGACCTGTTGAAGAAGAAAGACCTCCTTCAATGGCAGCGAGTGAGTTAGTTCAATTGAGACAGCGGCACACTGTTTCTGGTTTAAG GGAAGGGTTTCGTTCAAGATTAGAAACTATAGTTCGTGGACAAGCTGGCAACCAGTCTGAATCCACAGCTAATAGTGATATTGATGATTCTGGAGATGATCAAAATCAAACAAATGCTCCACAGGATGTCCAACATGAAAATCATGAACAGTTACAGTCTACGAGTCAAGAAGTTGATATCAGCCGTTTGTCTGATCGTATGGGAAATTCAGAGAGCAACACAGCTGCTGAGCGTATTAATGTGCAGGAAACTTCAAGTCAAGCAACCAATTCGCAAGCGCCAATCCCAGAAGATGGGAGAGCAAATTGGCCACAGACATCCTTTGGCCAGTTTAATGAATGGAGAGATGGAAACACGGAGGACATGGATGGGAATTGGCATGACAGTTCAGTCAATAATTGGCCTGAGGAGACTCCTAGGAATCCTGATAGAGAAGATAGCCTTGCACGGCAGCCCCAAGGGGTTTGGCAAAGGGATGGCACCCGGGATGGTGCTGGAAGCTGGTCAGTAGGGCCTTCTGGTTCTTTGAGAAATCGCCGCACTGTTCCAATTAGAAGATTTAATAGATTTCATCCACCTGATGATGACAATGTGTACAGTATGGAGCTCAGGGAACTTTTGAGCAG GAGGAGCGTTTCTAATCTTCTTCGCAGTGGTTTCCGGGAAAGTCTTGACCAGTTGATACAATCATATGTGGAAAGGCAAAGTCGTTCACCCATTGACTGGGATTTGCATAGAAATTTGCCAATATCAACTCCTACTTCACCAGAACGGGATCAGGAGCAACAAAGGGATGAGCAAAATGAAGCTCAGCTTGATGCCATTAACAGACCTGCTCTTGTGTTACCTTCTCCGCCAGTACCCCCACCACAGCCACTTTGGCATCAGGACTTACATCACACTGGCTGGAATCGACATAACATGCACCGCTCAGAAATT GAATGGGAGATGATTAATGATCTGAGAGCCGACATGGCTAGACTTCAACAAGGCATGAGCCACATGCAAAGGATGTTGGAGGCTTGCATGGATATGCAGCTGGAGTTGCAGCGTTCAGTCAGACAGGAAGTTTCCGCAGCACTGAATCGATCAGCTGGTGAAAAAG GGTTGGTTCCCGAGACATCAGAAGATGGCATTAGATGGGGTCATGTCAGGAAAGGAACTTGCTGTGTTTGTTGCGACAGCCAAATTGATTCTCTTTTGTATAG ATGCGGGCACATGTGCACTTGCTCAAAATGTGCAAATGAGTTGGTTCGTGGTGGAGGAAAGTGTCCATTGTGTCGAGCGCCGATCATTGAGGTGATCCGAGCTTATTCCATACTGTAA